The window gaataagaagagTTGACGGCCGTTCAAGGCGTCCAAGGGGCCTCTTTATAACTACTCTGAAGTGTTTCGTCTCGCCCTGTGACGATCGACTGTCGCAATGCTAGAGATGCCCAGGCCGGTAGAATTTATAGATTGCCTCGCCCGCATGACCACCACCATGAACAAGTGTAAACGCCCTGTCTCCAAGGACTTGGCCCTGTTTGACCCCTTGCTAAGCAACATGGTGAGATCCAGACTCCCCATACCCCACAATCGGCTAACCCCCACAATGGCGAGCCTTTTGCGGATCAGCGATCCGTCCAGACAGCTTTTCAGACTAACAAGACTCTCGTGCCTCGCCGACAAGTCGCTTGCCAACTCCCGAGCATTTCTCCTTCGTGTAGCATGGAACCTTGACGCGGGGTAATGCCGGCTTTCGGCCGTCCAGAATCCTGGAATGGCACCCATGAGAGCCTCGTGGCCTGGGGTTTTGGCTTCAGCTTCGGCGCTAAAAGCTCAACTACGGAGTAGCCCGCTCTGTTTCTATCCAGGAAGGTGCCGAAAGATGTCACTCTTGGCTAGATGCTAACGACTGTTGTTTAGCGATTGAGTAAATCCGGCCCGCGGTGATGATTCTTAGTCTGACGGATATCTTTTGCCGCCGAAACTGGCTTATCCGGTGGTGGCGTTCAAATAGCTTCATTGCATCGCAGGCATTACCGTTGGGACTTTGTATTGAGCAGCAGACTATCGATCGGTACCACCAAGGTTTTCCACCATGATGTTGGATTCCAAGGTTGCGGAAGCGACTCTCCAAGCTACTTTGCTCAACGGCTTTTCTGGAGTGTGTGCTCAGGGCATTACGGCTTATAGAACCAAGGTTCGTTGACACCCCCATTTACACGATCTGTTTGATTCGCCTCTTTTCTACAATTGCTACTTGATTGGGTGCTAAAATTGCCACTCAACAAAAAGTCTTTCCAAGAAGTCGAACTAGAGTCAATACTGCGGTTTGTAGTATACACAGCTCTTGTTACGCCACCAAATTACAAATGGCAAGAGTTCTTAGAGCGCAAATGGCCATCCAGAAAGCCAATAAACGGATCATCATCTGACTTGAAACCGTCGCAAAAGCAAGACAAAGGCACAGTGAAAGATCGTCTAAGCTTAACTAATACGGCGGTCAAGTTTCTCTTGGATCAGTCACTTAGTGCACCCATCAATACGGTGGCTTTCATCTACCTCATGGGTGGCATGACATTTCAGAGTAACAGCCAGATTTGGAACAATGTCCAAAAGGTAGGTCACTCCACCTTTAACAAGCTTGCCATTCTTGTGTGGGGAGGTCAAGGAGAAGCTAACGATCGATGCGCAGGATTTCTGGCCTATGCTAATTGCAGGATATCGCGTGTGGCCAATTATTGGTCTCTTGAATTTGAGCGTGGTACCGTTTGACTACCGACAATTAGTTGGCAGTGTAGCTGGACTGTTTTGGGGCATCTTCTTGAGTCTAAACAAAATGACATAGTGGTAAAAGAATACAGAGAAACAGTAAA is drawn from Trichoderma atroviride chromosome 7, complete sequence and contains these coding sequences:
- a CDS encoding uncharacterized protein (EggNog:ENOG41~TransMembrane:3 (n7-17c25/26o114-132i144-164o170-188i)) codes for the protein MMLDSKVAEATLQATLLNGFSGVCAQGITAYRTKSFQEVELESILRFVVYTALVTPPNYKWQEFLERKWPSRKPINGSSSDLKPSQKQDKGTVKDRLSLTNTAVKFLLDQSLSAPINTVAFIYLMGGMTFQSNSQIWNNVQKDFWPMLIAGYRVWPIIGLLNLSVVPFDYRQLVGSVAGLFWGIFLSLNKMT